One genomic segment of Salinigranum rubrum includes these proteins:
- a CDS encoding CobW family GTP-binding protein: MTDGSDDRIPVTVLSGALGAGKTTLVNRLLANPADRTIAVVVNDVGDVNVDAELIEEENEETGVVDLSNGCICCGLQGDLLTEVSRLAEERTFDYLVVEASGVSEPVPIAQAFTLGTEESDIDPTERFRLDTMVSVVDAYGFWKEFDPATNREDSAGGGRSLSEVFVDQIEFCDVLLLNKCDTVPDDALDEVEALVRELQPRAVLYRTEYSEIPPDAVLGTGRFEFSEARRAAGWKRHLAGEGGHGHEHGDEGGGDHHGDTEHHHAGASHAVSTFTYETDEPFHPERFDAWLDEWRGDVVRAKGFFKLAGRPDTVMGLSQAGPSVQAGPLGAWDERDDRRTRLVFIGTDMDEAEIRRELDACLVGESESLDSVTDPFPA, translated from the coding sequence ATGACCGACGGCTCCGACGACCGCATCCCCGTGACGGTACTCAGCGGTGCGCTCGGCGCGGGGAAGACGACGCTCGTCAACCGACTGCTCGCGAACCCCGCCGACCGGACTATCGCCGTCGTCGTCAACGACGTCGGCGACGTGAACGTCGACGCCGAACTCATCGAGGAGGAGAACGAGGAGACGGGCGTCGTCGACCTCTCGAACGGGTGCATCTGCTGTGGTCTGCAGGGTGACCTCCTGACGGAGGTGTCGCGTCTCGCCGAGGAACGGACGTTCGACTACCTGGTGGTCGAGGCGTCCGGCGTCTCCGAACCCGTCCCCATCGCACAGGCGTTCACGCTGGGGACGGAGGAGTCGGATATCGACCCGACCGAACGGTTCCGCCTCGACACGATGGTCTCGGTCGTCGACGCGTACGGCTTCTGGAAGGAGTTCGACCCCGCGACGAACCGGGAGGACTCCGCGGGCGGGGGACGGTCGCTCTCGGAGGTGTTCGTCGACCAGATCGAGTTCTGTGACGTCCTCCTCCTGAACAAGTGCGACACCGTCCCGGACGACGCGCTCGACGAGGTGGAGGCGCTGGTGCGCGAACTCCAGCCACGAGCGGTCCTGTACCGAACGGAGTACTCGGAGATCCCCCCCGACGCCGTCCTCGGCACCGGCCGATTCGAGTTCAGCGAGGCCCGACGCGCGGCGGGATGGAAACGACACCTCGCCGGGGAGGGCGGGCACGGTCACGAACACGGAGACGAAGGAGGAGGAGACCACCACGGAGATACCGAACACCATCACGCCGGTGCCTCTCACGCCGTGTCGACGTTCACCTACGAGACGGACGAACCGTTCCACCCCGAGCGGTTCGACGCGTGGCTCGACGAGTGGCGCGGCGACGTCGTACGGGCGAAGGGATTCTTCAAACTCGCGGGTCGGCCCGACACCGTGATGGGGTTGAGCCAGGCCGGCCCTTCGGTACAGGCCGGTCCGCTCGGCGCGTGGGACGAGCGCGACGACCGCCGGACGCGACTGGTGTTCATCGGGACGGACATGGACGAGGCAGAGATCAGACGGGAACTCGACGCCTGTCTCGTCGGGGAGTCGGAGTCGCTCGACAGCGTCACCGACCCGTTCCCGGCGTGA
- a CDS encoding cupin domain-containing protein: MSYTKVNHRDVDPVADSMYFLRDALGCENLGFSVVECEPNWTGKEHDHADGDHEEVYYLVSGEATLHVDGDEVPLDPGDAVRVAPASSRQLENGPRESTLVVVGAP, from the coding sequence ATGTCCTACACGAAGGTCAACCACCGCGACGTCGACCCGGTCGCGGACAGCATGTACTTCCTCCGCGACGCCCTCGGCTGTGAGAACCTCGGCTTTTCCGTCGTCGAGTGTGAACCGAACTGGACCGGAAAGGAACACGACCACGCCGACGGCGACCACGAGGAGGTGTACTACCTCGTCTCGGGCGAGGCGACGCTCCACGTCGACGGCGACGAGGTGCCACTGGACCCCGGCGACGCCGTCCGCGTCGCGCCAGCGTCGTCCCGACAACTCGAGAACGGACCGCGAGAGAGCACGCTCGTGGTCGTCGGCGCGCCCTGA
- a CDS encoding right-handed parallel beta-helix repeat-containing protein, translating into MTSRETVRRPGRTVRCRGWWRVAAVAVVTLLVCTTAAVAAPSLPAGDVSSPAGTAVTGCTTIDTPGRYVLTTDLRAPPGTDVCLYVRASDVRLRGGGHRIDGRGSGTVGVGVGSRAGVSNVTVSNVTVSGWRVGVGFGNVDGGSVTDVEARGNGDGVRLARTREIRVRDAVAVDNDGAGVRVSDGSANSAVVGLSAFGNQRGVLVERSTDTAIVDGRLIGTERSGVHLQNARNSTLRGTVVVGSGQYGVEVAQSSGVRLSNAAVDRPGQTGIEVTNSRDVTLVESEVRDSEAHGVEIFSTSGSLLRDVRVEDSRGVGVRLGGAPNNALRNLTVEGGEVGVFLSGSRSTDVRGITAVDADVGVRLLRTDDSRLRDVRVREVGSASYSETPVGVHLDDAAGNVLVNTTVSGDPGTVTSTGVHVEEGVGNRVSTLTVTETELAVWIQDGRDHLIENATVERNEDPVVGRGTEGLSFVGVTARDNDAGVDLRGAPGARLVGVRVTENEVDSNRASLELSGDDVQVTESLVRDNNGAGLVVSRSRESVVSDTVVRGNAGHGLRLAGTRDTRATNVTVSNNEGDGVVIAPDSGDWRQDPLAPANNTLSASTVTENFGDGLTISDASNTTLRGVTVTNNRAGIDLDASPGTAVTDAVVRANAGNGVSIADGSNGATVAGVDVSRNAQVGLSVTESDGVGVVDVAVHRNFDDGIEVRRSDRFTVESADTTDNGWSGIYIESSRDARVRNVTADGNRADGIDLWGVEGWSVVDSVATDNRNAGIGPTGSDDGRITESRVVGNDQGIWASGENNSYTDNVAARNEMGFLVSSPGRTLVRNNSAVGNAELGIRASGRAVVADNEVRENGAGVRDDGFSHGGVVVSNNVRVDRNRVVDNDGVGVLVRESNVAVRDNRIAGNADAGVELVGTTNTTVAGNVVSDNEHGVVVDFGRQSDRQGRSITPSLATTIEDNVVESRRVNVLVRGGNDTRVLDNRLVDGRVGVRVEPITFLGPGREREATGVEVHDNLLADNRAFGVENVGRTVVNATENGWGAPDGPSSPTDPDAPFADPVTGALADGGGDAVSENRTDSGVSNVRFDPYQSTNASVSTSDARAERDDGE; encoded by the coding sequence ATGACTTCTCGGGAGACGGTCCGGCGGCCCGGACGAACCGTTCGCTGTCGTGGGTGGTGGCGGGTCGCTGCCGTGGCCGTCGTGACGCTTCTCGTGTGTACGACGGCGGCCGTCGCCGCGCCATCTCTCCCCGCCGGCGACGTGTCGTCTCCGGCGGGGACGGCCGTCACCGGTTGTACCACCATCGACACCCCCGGACGATACGTCCTCACCACGGACCTTCGGGCGCCACCAGGGACCGACGTCTGCCTGTACGTCCGCGCGAGCGACGTGCGTCTCCGAGGTGGTGGTCACCGTATCGACGGACGCGGGAGCGGCACGGTCGGCGTGGGCGTCGGCTCCCGGGCCGGGGTTTCGAACGTGACCGTCTCGAACGTGACCGTCTCCGGGTGGCGCGTCGGCGTCGGGTTCGGGAACGTCGACGGCGGGTCGGTGACGGACGTCGAAGCGCGAGGGAACGGCGACGGGGTTCGACTCGCGCGGACACGTGAGATTCGGGTCAGAGACGCCGTCGCCGTCGACAACGACGGGGCGGGCGTCCGCGTCTCGGACGGGAGTGCGAACAGCGCCGTCGTCGGTCTCTCCGCGTTCGGAAACCAGCGGGGTGTCCTCGTGGAGCGATCAACGGACACTGCTATCGTCGACGGTCGGCTCATCGGCACCGAACGGAGCGGGGTTCACCTCCAGAACGCTAGGAACAGCACGCTCCGCGGGACTGTCGTCGTCGGGAGCGGGCAGTACGGCGTCGAGGTCGCCCAGTCGTCGGGGGTTCGACTCTCGAACGCCGCGGTCGACAGACCGGGACAGACCGGCATCGAAGTCACGAACAGTCGGGACGTCACGCTCGTCGAGAGCGAGGTGAGAGACAGCGAGGCCCACGGCGTCGAAATCTTCTCCACGAGCGGGTCGCTCCTCCGGGACGTTCGGGTCGAAGACAGTCGAGGCGTCGGGGTCCGTCTCGGCGGCGCGCCGAACAACGCGCTCCGGAACCTCACGGTCGAGGGCGGCGAGGTCGGCGTGTTCCTCTCCGGGAGTCGCTCGACGGACGTCCGGGGCATAACTGCGGTCGACGCCGACGTCGGCGTCCGGTTGCTGCGGACCGACGACAGTCGCCTCCGCGACGTTCGGGTCCGTGAGGTCGGGTCGGCGTCGTACAGCGAGACGCCCGTCGGCGTCCACCTCGACGACGCAGCGGGGAACGTCCTCGTGAACACGACGGTCAGCGGCGATCCCGGCACGGTAACGAGTACCGGCGTCCACGTCGAAGAGGGCGTCGGGAATCGGGTTTCGACGCTGACCGTCACCGAAACCGAACTCGCCGTGTGGATCCAGGACGGCCGGGATCACCTGATCGAGAACGCGACGGTCGAGCGGAACGAGGACCCCGTGGTCGGCAGGGGGACCGAGGGACTGTCGTTCGTCGGGGTCACTGCGAGAGACAACGACGCCGGGGTCGACCTCCGGGGCGCCCCCGGCGCACGCCTCGTCGGAGTGCGCGTGACCGAGAACGAGGTCGACTCCAACCGCGCGAGCCTCGAACTGTCGGGTGACGATGTTCAGGTCACGGAGAGCCTCGTCCGCGACAACAACGGGGCCGGTCTCGTGGTGTCGCGTTCGAGAGAGAGCGTCGTCTCGGACACCGTCGTGCGCGGCAACGCGGGGCACGGACTCCGACTGGCCGGCACCCGTGACACTCGGGCCACGAACGTCACCGTCTCGAACAACGAAGGCGACGGGGTCGTCATCGCTCCCGACTCGGGAGACTGGCGACAGGACCCGCTCGCGCCCGCGAACAACACGCTCTCGGCCAGCACCGTTACGGAGAACTTCGGCGACGGTCTCACTATCAGCGACGCCTCGAACACCACCCTCCGCGGCGTCACGGTGACGAACAACCGTGCGGGCATCGACCTCGACGCGAGTCCGGGGACGGCCGTCACCGACGCAGTCGTCCGAGCCAACGCCGGAAACGGCGTCAGTATCGCCGATGGCTCGAACGGGGCCACGGTCGCGGGAGTCGACGTCTCACGGAACGCGCAGGTCGGCCTCAGCGTGACCGAGAGCGACGGGGTCGGGGTCGTCGACGTGGCGGTGCACCGAAACTTCGACGACGGCATCGAGGTCAGGCGGTCGGACCGGTTCACGGTCGAGTCGGCCGACACGACCGACAACGGCTGGAGCGGGATATACATCGAGAGCAGTCGGGACGCACGCGTGAGGAACGTGACGGCCGACGGGAACCGGGCCGACGGTATCGACCTGTGGGGCGTCGAGGGCTGGTCCGTGGTCGACAGCGTCGCGACCGACAACCGCAACGCCGGCATCGGTCCGACCGGCAGCGACGACGGGAGGATAACCGAGAGCAGGGTCGTCGGGAACGACCAGGGAATCTGGGCCAGCGGGGAGAACAACAGCTACACGGACAACGTCGCGGCGCGAAACGAGATGGGCTTCCTGGTGTCGTCGCCGGGTCGAACCCTCGTCCGGAACAACAGCGCCGTCGGGAACGCCGAACTGGGTATCAGAGCGAGCGGGCGGGCCGTCGTCGCGGACAACGAGGTCAGAGAGAACGGTGCGGGCGTCCGAGACGACGGCTTCAGCCACGGCGGGGTCGTCGTCTCGAACAACGTCCGGGTCGACCGAAACCGCGTGGTCGACAACGACGGCGTCGGCGTCCTGGTCAGAGAGTCGAACGTCGCCGTCCGCGACAACCGCATCGCGGGGAACGCCGACGCCGGCGTCGAACTCGTCGGGACGACGAACACGACCGTCGCGGGGAACGTCGTCTCGGACAACGAACACGGCGTCGTCGTCGACTTCGGTCGGCAGAGCGACCGGCAGGGGCGGAGTATCACGCCCTCCCTGGCGACGACCATCGAGGACAACGTCGTGGAGAGCAGGCGGGTGAACGTGCTGGTCCGGGGCGGGAACGACACCCGCGTCCTCGACAACCGACTCGTCGACGGCAGGGTCGGCGTCCGGGTCGAACCGATCACGTTCCTCGGACCCGGTCGAGAGCGGGAAGCGACCGGCGTCGAGGTGCACGACAACCTGCTCGCGGACAACCGGGCGTTCGGCGTCGAGAACGTCGGCAGGACGGTCGTAAACGCGACCGAAAACGGCTGGGGAGCGCCGGACGGCCCGTCGAGTCCCACTGACCCCGACGCGCCGTTCGCCGACCCCGTCACCGGCGCGCTCGCCGACGGCGGCGGCGACGCCGTGTCGGAGAACCGCACCGACTCCGGCGTCTCGAACGTCCGGTTCGACCCGTATCAGTCGACGAACGCTTCGGTCTCGACTTCGGACGCACGCGCGGAGCGCGACGACGGGGAGTGA
- a CDS encoding S8 family serine peptidase, translated as MTSHSSRFAVSCLTLVVVFAGVIAAAPGLGAAEAVQDAKTPVGTPGSEDGPGGNATVAEAPGPPSKSSQSLRDERVTGSVASAGASASAQASAPAEERVRVVVELDGEHPTAYRERLRTHGARIEVEHDTLVQVRLPTANVTTVEALPWVQRVRRPAQPTPTVVSEGVSVVDADTVHAAGVSGDGVRVGVVDLGFDPSATEIRDNVVASRSFRATQPGANDRSHGTAVSELVVDTAPNASLYLATVDTDVEFAAAVSWLRANDVDVITASVNWVNQPYDGTGFVSQVADEAVADGIVWTNSAGNYARRHWESEYRNTDGDRWIEFAPGDERNYLNDGRPFDGRVGVSLSWNDWPQSDNDYDLFLYRDVPPYGSRSQGEDVLVARSTRAQTGFQRPTEFVGPTVERGVYYVTVANYDADGSHVLELYTRDAAGSLEHETPESSLAAPATAHDVVAVGAFDWLGGGVEPFSSRGPTNDGRRGIDVVAPDRVSTSRYFSFAGTSAAAPHVAGVSALVRERKPGASPREVERRLQEGAVDVGPVGPDTTSGYGRLNATRAVFGQGDLGVIGVGETRRSVLDPQDPFAPAFRGTHERVALSGVEGVRVDIEMRSTERGGDPYLFLLAPNGSVVAQDDDGGAGLNASLVHTFAHTGRYTVVAAGFGERDTFPYELSVVERPEPTAVSLELSAETTTVETGEPVTFTVVRADTGAPVNATLLRDGGQTIAGTDGTAVVRFDRPGTYRVTATAPPTATERFIDSEVTVTVEAADPDPPRFEVGPLSTPETVQRGDHVRVAATVTNTGERAGTQTVWAGVDQDGDGTLDPVVHETVELDSEETYSVSRPVLIPRYLSPGTYTVGVWTENETVTTTVRVEE; from the coding sequence ATGACGTCGCACTCGTCCCGGTTCGCCGTTTCGTGTCTGACACTCGTCGTCGTCTTCGCCGGCGTCATCGCCGCGGCGCCCGGACTCGGGGCGGCAGAGGCGGTTCAGGACGCGAAGACGCCGGTCGGCACGCCCGGTTCTGAAGACGGACCGGGCGGGAACGCGACTGTCGCCGAAGCGCCCGGACCGCCCTCGAAGTCGTCACAGTCGCTCCGTGACGAGCGCGTCACGGGGTCGGTCGCGTCCGCGGGAGCGTCGGCATCCGCACAAGCGTCGGCGCCCGCCGAGGAGCGAGTCCGGGTCGTCGTCGAACTGGACGGGGAGCACCCGACGGCGTACCGCGAACGGCTCCGCACGCACGGCGCCCGAATCGAGGTGGAACACGACACGCTCGTTCAGGTCAGACTCCCGACGGCGAACGTCACGACGGTCGAGGCGCTCCCGTGGGTCCAGCGGGTGCGGCGACCCGCCCAGCCGACACCGACCGTCGTCAGCGAGGGCGTCTCCGTCGTCGACGCCGACACGGTTCACGCCGCGGGCGTCTCCGGCGACGGGGTCCGGGTGGGCGTCGTCGACCTGGGCTTCGACCCGTCGGCCACCGAGATACGCGACAACGTCGTCGCCTCGCGGTCGTTCAGGGCGACCCAGCCCGGAGCGAACGACCGCTCTCACGGGACGGCCGTGTCCGAACTGGTCGTCGACACCGCACCGAACGCCAGCCTCTACCTCGCGACGGTCGACACCGACGTGGAGTTCGCCGCCGCCGTGTCGTGGCTCCGTGCGAACGACGTCGACGTCATCACCGCTTCGGTGAACTGGGTGAACCAGCCGTACGACGGGACCGGCTTCGTCTCGCAGGTCGCCGACGAAGCCGTCGCCGACGGAATCGTCTGGACGAACTCGGCGGGGAACTACGCGCGTCGCCACTGGGAATCCGAGTACAGAAACACGGACGGCGACCGATGGATCGAGTTCGCTCCGGGCGACGAGCGGAACTACCTGAACGACGGTCGACCGTTCGACGGGCGCGTCGGCGTGAGCCTCAGCTGGAACGACTGGCCGCAGTCGGACAACGACTACGACCTGTTCCTCTACCGCGACGTGCCGCCGTACGGTTCCCGCTCACAGGGCGAGGACGTTCTCGTCGCCCGGTCGACTCGCGCACAGACCGGCTTCCAGCGCCCGACGGAGTTCGTCGGCCCGACGGTCGAACGCGGCGTCTACTACGTGACGGTCGCGAACTACGACGCCGACGGGAGTCACGTCCTCGAACTGTACACCCGCGACGCGGCCGGGTCGCTCGAACACGAGACGCCCGAGAGCAGTCTGGCCGCGCCCGCAACCGCGCACGACGTCGTCGCCGTCGGCGCGTTCGACTGGCTCGGCGGCGGCGTCGAACCGTTCAGTTCCCGGGGGCCGACGAACGACGGTCGGCGAGGGATCGACGTCGTCGCGCCGGACCGGGTCTCGACGAGTCGGTACTTCTCGTTCGCCGGCACCTCCGCCGCCGCACCCCACGTCGCCGGCGTGAGCGCGCTCGTCCGCGAGCGGAAACCGGGCGCGTCGCCCCGGGAGGTGGAACGACGGCTCCAGGAGGGAGCCGTCGACGTCGGCCCCGTGGGGCCGGATACGACGAGCGGGTACGGTCGACTGAACGCGACCCGGGCGGTGTTCGGCCAGGGTGACCTCGGTGTCATCGGCGTCGGCGAGACGCGGCGGAGCGTCCTCGACCCGCAGGACCCGTTCGCACCCGCGTTCCGCGGCACCCACGAACGCGTCGCGCTGTCGGGCGTCGAGGGCGTCCGCGTCGACATCGAGATGCGGTCGACGGAGCGGGGAGGGGACCCGTACCTCTTCCTCCTCGCGCCGAACGGGAGCGTCGTCGCACAGGACGACGACGGCGGGGCCGGACTGAACGCGAGCCTCGTCCACACGTTCGCCCACACCGGCCGGTACACCGTCGTCGCGGCGGGATTCGGGGAACGGGACACGTTCCCGTACGAACTGTCGGTGGTCGAACGACCCGAGCCGACGGCCGTCTCGCTGGAACTCTCCGCGGAGACGACGACCGTCGAGACGGGAGAGCCCGTCACGTTCACCGTCGTCCGTGCGGACACCGGTGCGCCGGTGAACGCCACGCTCCTGCGCGACGGTGGACAGACCATCGCGGGAACGGACGGCACAGCCGTCGTCCGATTCGACCGACCGGGGACCTACCGGGTGACGGCGACGGCCCCGCCGACGGCGACCGAGCGGTTCATCGACAGCGAGGTGACGGTCACCGTCGAGGCCGCGGACCCCGACCCGCCACGGTTCGAGGTCGGCCCGCTGTCGACCCCCGAGACGGTCCAGCGGGGCGACCACGTCCGGGTGGCGGCGACGGTCACGAACACCGGTGAGCGCGCGGGCACACAGACGGTCTGGGCCGGCGTCGACCAAGACGGTGACGGGACCCTCGACCCGGTCGTCCACGAGACCGTCGAACTCGATTCCGAGGAAACGTACTCGGTCTCCCGTCCGGTGTTGATTCCGCGGTACCTCTCGCCGGGGACGTACACGGTCGGCGTGTGGACGGAGAACGAAACGGTGACGACGACGGTGCGAGTGGAAGAATAG
- a CDS encoding acyl-CoA synthetase family protein, which yields MDVLGDLVARDRRSERPAFYAAETNRSVSYHDFCTTAYKAGNVLRYLGVREGATVAVGGGVGRHPLWAFYGAGQLGATTRFVDGEAAATGDPRVLLLPVADEETVSPGPSTKLATYGGAPAQATTLHWEKELWSENPAVHPTDVDPADPLLAGGEETYTHADLLDAARAVVDAFDLGEASRIAVRGPLVQPHVVAAGLVAPILAGGTVVVPDEGASADVAVVGDDDENPPEPRACRAADVPL from the coding sequence ATGGACGTTCTCGGAGACCTCGTCGCCCGCGACCGGCGGAGCGAACGCCCCGCGTTTTACGCCGCCGAGACGAACCGCTCCGTCTCGTATCACGACTTCTGTACGACCGCGTACAAGGCGGGGAACGTCCTCCGGTATCTCGGCGTCCGCGAGGGTGCGACCGTCGCCGTCGGCGGCGGCGTCGGTCGCCACCCGCTCTGGGCGTTCTACGGCGCCGGTCAACTCGGGGCGACGACCCGGTTCGTGGACGGTGAGGCGGCAGCGACGGGCGACCCGCGCGTCCTCTTGCTCCCCGTCGCGGACGAGGAAACCGTCTCTCCCGGTCCGAGCACGAAACTCGCCACCTACGGCGGTGCGCCCGCGCAGGCGACCACGCTCCACTGGGAGAAGGAACTGTGGAGCGAGAATCCTGCCGTTCACCCGACCGACGTCGACCCGGCCGACCCGCTGCTCGCGGGAGGTGAGGAGACGTACACCCACGCGGACCTCCTCGACGCCGCCCGCGCCGTCGTCGACGCGTTCGACCTCGGCGAGGCCAGTCGAATCGCCGTCCGCGGGCCGCTCGTCCAGCCACACGTGGTCGCGGCCGGTCTCGTTGCGCCGATTCTGGCCGGGGGGACGGTCGTCGTCCCCGACGAGGGAGCGTCGGCCGACGTCGCCGTCGTCGGGGACGACGACGAGAACCCGCCCGAACCGCGGGCCTGCCGCGCCGCCGACGTGCCGCTCTGA
- a CDS encoding glutathione-independent formaldehyde dehydrogenase: MRAVVYKGPKEVAVEEVDEPELQHPNDVLIDITTSCICGSDLHMYEGRTAAEEGIVFGHENMGIVTEVGDGVSTLEEGDRVVAPFNVACGFCQNCENGYTGFCTNVNPGFAGGAYGYVAMGPYKGGQAEKLRIPYADFNALKLPEGDEHEDAFALLADIFPTGWHGTELANLQPGESVAIFGAGPVGLMAAYSAKIKGASKIYSVDRVPSRLDLAEEHCDATPINFEEGDPVEQIIDDHGGEVDKGVDAVGYQAIDPETDPGSDAYDPARENPAVVLNQLIQVVRPTGELGIPGLYVPSDPGAPDEMAAQGRLGIDFGKLFEKGQKLGTGQCNVKEYNRELRDLIIEGRADPSWVVSHRVNLDEAPEMYEAFDKREEGVTKVLLEP; encoded by the coding sequence ATGAGAGCTGTCGTGTACAAGGGACCGAAAGAGGTAGCCGTCGAAGAAGTAGACGAGCCAGAGCTCCAACATCCGAACGACGTCCTGATCGACATCACGACGTCGTGCATCTGTGGGTCGGACCTCCACATGTACGAGGGCCGAACCGCGGCCGAAGAGGGGATCGTCTTCGGCCACGAGAACATGGGAATCGTCACCGAGGTCGGTGACGGCGTCTCGACGCTGGAGGAGGGCGACCGGGTCGTCGCACCGTTCAACGTCGCGTGTGGCTTCTGTCAGAACTGTGAGAACGGCTACACCGGCTTCTGTACGAACGTCAACCCCGGCTTCGCCGGCGGGGCGTACGGCTACGTCGCGATGGGTCCGTACAAGGGCGGACAGGCCGAGAAGCTCCGCATCCCCTATGCGGACTTCAACGCGCTCAAACTCCCCGAGGGAGACGAACACGAGGACGCCTTCGCGCTACTGGCCGACATCTTCCCGACAGGGTGGCACGGGACGGAACTGGCGAACCTCCAGCCCGGCGAGTCGGTCGCCATCTTCGGTGCCGGCCCGGTCGGGCTGATGGCCGCCTACAGCGCGAAGATCAAGGGCGCGTCGAAGATTTACTCCGTCGACCGCGTTCCGAGTCGATTGGACCTGGCCGAAGAACACTGTGACGCCACGCCCATCAACTTCGAGGAGGGCGACCCCGTCGAGCAGATCATCGACGACCACGGGGGCGAAGTCGACAAGGGCGTCGACGCCGTCGGCTACCAGGCCATCGACCCCGAGACCGACCCCGGCTCCGACGCGTACGACCCGGCCCGCGAGAACCCGGCCGTGGTCCTGAATCAGCTCATCCAGGTCGTCCGACCCACGGGCGAACTCGGGATTCCGGGCCTGTACGTCCCCTCCGACCCCGGCGCACCCGACGAGATGGCCGCGCAAGGCCGGCTGGGAATCGACTTCGGTAAACTGTTCGAGAAGGGCCAGAAGCTCGGCACGGGCCAGTGCAACGTCAAGGAGTACAACCGCGAACTTCGTGACCTCATCATCGAGGGCCGCGCGGACCCCTCGTGGGTCGTCTCCCACCGGGTCAACCTCGACGAGGCGCCCGAGATGTACGAGGCGTTCGACAAGCGCGAAGAGGGCGTCACGAAGGTCCTGCTGGAACCCTAG